A portion of the Bifidobacterium bifidum ATCC 29521 = JCM 1255 = DSM 20456 genome contains these proteins:
- the dnaE gene encoding DNA polymerase III subunit alpha: protein MAGNFVQLHNHTHYSLLDGASKVPDLVKRVKELGMPAVGITDHGNMHGAYELWRAAVDSGVKPIIGIEAYVTPETARQDKTRVSWDTNWTPVPGHARNPDDVSGGGLITHLTMWAENDEGLVNLIKASSVANLEGRVMRYPRMDKEVLSTYSKGVIASSGCPSGIIQTRLRLGQFDEALRAAGEFQDIFGKDNFYIELMDHGLSIESKVTGDLLTIAKKLGAPLLATNDSHYVMEADKDAQDAMLCINSGATLDDPNRFKFEGSGYYIKSAEEMRELFKDHPDACDNTLEIAERCNVIFDDHEDGAFMPQFDCPEGWDETSLFLKKVEEGLEKRYDGNPPMEVLKQADYECGVICQMQFCGYFLVVADYINWAKEHGVMVGPGRGSAAGAMVAYAMGITELDPLKHGLIFERFLNPERVSLPDIDVDFDPEGRMRVLGYVADKYGHDKVAQCVIYGTIKTKQALKDSARIMGFPFEMGTRITEALPPAATGGKDISVHDIFDPSAKRYAEAREYRELYDSDPEVKRITEEAKGIEGLIRQTGVHACATIMGSAPITDTSPLLERTDGTVTTTFEYHTCETLGLVKMDFLGLSNLTVIRDTLTNIEHNGKGVIDYTKIPLDDRETYQLLSRGDTLGVFQLDSDGMRSLLKTLKPDNFNDISALIALYRPGPMSMDSHTNYAKRKNGLQKITPIHPELDEPLKQVLDETYGLIIYQEQVQSAARILAGYSLGKADVLRRAMGKKKPEVLAKEKVPFFAGMKEHGYSEEAAEAIWEILVPFSGYAFNKAHSAAYGLISYWTAYLKTHYPVEFMAALLQGAATNKNKTALYLGEARRMGIQVLSPDVNESVYEYSAVGDVVRFGLGAIRNVGENAVKDIIAERETGRGKYVNFMDFIRRVPLTALNRRLVESLIKAGAFDSIDPNRRALFTVHESAIDSVVGLKRKQAEGQFDLFSDTEDSGADAMGDATVAVPDIEEWDKKDKLKFERDMLGLYVSDHPLSGMQAVLAGMREMSIAHLIDRAPTMPSGQQVTLAGLITNVDRRVSKKGNPWAIVTIEDMESSIQCMFFGKVYEAASTELIQDAVVQVRGQVEVRDETVSMRATEMQPVALETDDERPFLITLPLVALGRGNMQQLAQIITRHPGFCEVRLAVLDAKGNARVMTFGDRFRVKRDTSLFAEIKSLFGPSCLPTA from the coding sequence ATGGCTGGAAACTTCGTGCAACTGCATAACCACACGCACTACTCGCTGCTGGATGGGGCATCCAAGGTGCCCGATCTGGTCAAGCGCGTCAAGGAGCTGGGCATGCCGGCGGTCGGCATCACCGACCATGGCAACATGCACGGCGCCTACGAGCTGTGGCGTGCAGCGGTCGATTCCGGCGTCAAGCCGATCATCGGCATCGAGGCGTATGTGACCCCTGAAACCGCGCGGCAGGACAAGACGCGCGTGTCATGGGACACCAACTGGACCCCGGTTCCCGGCCATGCCCGCAACCCCGACGATGTCTCGGGCGGCGGCCTGATCACCCACCTGACCATGTGGGCGGAGAACGACGAAGGGCTGGTCAACCTCATCAAGGCGTCGTCCGTCGCCAACCTCGAAGGCCGTGTCATGCGATATCCGCGTATGGACAAGGAGGTGCTGTCCACCTACTCCAAAGGCGTGATCGCCTCGTCCGGCTGCCCCTCCGGCATCATCCAGACCCGTCTGCGCCTAGGCCAGTTCGACGAGGCGCTGCGTGCCGCCGGCGAGTTCCAGGACATCTTCGGCAAGGACAATTTCTACATCGAGCTGATGGACCACGGACTGTCCATCGAAAGCAAGGTTACCGGCGATCTGCTGACCATCGCCAAGAAGCTCGGCGCGCCCCTGCTCGCCACCAACGACTCGCACTACGTCATGGAGGCGGACAAGGACGCCCAGGACGCCATGCTGTGCATCAACTCCGGCGCCACGCTGGACGACCCCAACCGCTTCAAGTTCGAAGGATCGGGATACTACATCAAATCCGCCGAGGAGATGCGCGAGCTGTTCAAGGACCATCCCGACGCCTGCGACAACACGCTGGAGATCGCGGAACGCTGCAACGTGATCTTCGACGACCATGAGGATGGCGCGTTCATGCCGCAGTTCGACTGCCCCGAAGGGTGGGACGAGACCTCGCTGTTCCTCAAGAAGGTCGAGGAGGGCCTGGAGAAGCGCTACGACGGCAACCCGCCGATGGAGGTGCTCAAGCAGGCCGACTATGAATGCGGCGTCATCTGCCAGATGCAGTTCTGCGGCTACTTCCTCGTCGTCGCCGACTACATCAACTGGGCGAAGGAGCACGGCGTGATGGTGGGCCCGGGGCGAGGCTCCGCCGCAGGGGCCATGGTCGCCTATGCGATGGGCATCACCGAGCTCGATCCGCTCAAGCACGGCCTGATCTTCGAGAGGTTCCTGAACCCCGAGCGTGTGTCCCTGCCCGATATCGACGTCGACTTCGATCCCGAAGGCCGCATGCGCGTGCTGGGCTATGTGGCCGACAAGTACGGCCATGACAAGGTCGCCCAATGCGTGATCTACGGCACCATCAAGACCAAGCAGGCGCTCAAGGACTCCGCGCGCATCATGGGATTCCCCTTTGAGATGGGCACTCGTATCACCGAGGCGCTGCCGCCGGCCGCCACCGGAGGCAAGGACATCAGCGTGCACGACATCTTCGACCCGAGCGCCAAGCGCTACGCCGAGGCGCGCGAATACCGCGAGCTGTACGACTCCGATCCCGAAGTCAAGCGCATCACCGAGGAGGCGAAGGGCATCGAGGGGCTGATTCGCCAGACCGGAGTCCACGCGTGCGCCACGATCATGGGTTCCGCGCCGATCACCGACACCTCGCCGCTGCTGGAGCGCACCGACGGCACCGTCACCACCACGTTCGAGTACCATACGTGCGAAACGCTCGGCCTGGTCAAGATGGACTTCCTCGGCCTGTCCAACTTGACGGTCATCCGCGACACGCTCACCAACATCGAGCACAACGGCAAGGGCGTCATCGACTACACGAAGATCCCTCTCGATGACCGGGAGACGTACCAGCTGCTGTCGCGCGGAGACACGCTCGGTGTGTTCCAGCTCGATTCCGACGGCATGCGCTCGCTGCTCAAGACGCTCAAGCCCGATAACTTCAACGACATCTCCGCACTTATTGCCCTGTACCGACCGGGCCCGATGTCGATGGACTCGCACACCAACTACGCCAAGCGCAAGAACGGCCTGCAGAAGATTACGCCTATCCACCCCGAGCTCGACGAGCCCCTCAAGCAGGTGCTCGATGAGACGTACGGCCTGATCATCTATCAGGAGCAGGTGCAGTCAGCCGCGCGTATCCTGGCCGGCTATTCGCTGGGCAAGGCAGACGTGCTCAGGCGAGCCATGGGCAAGAAGAAGCCCGAGGTGCTGGCCAAGGAGAAGGTGCCGTTTTTCGCCGGCATGAAGGAGCATGGCTATTCCGAGGAGGCCGCAGAGGCGATCTGGGAGATCCTGGTCCCGTTCTCCGGCTATGCGTTCAACAAGGCGCACTCCGCCGCGTACGGCCTGATCTCCTACTGGACCGCATACCTCAAGACGCACTACCCGGTCGAGTTCATGGCCGCGCTGCTGCAGGGCGCGGCGACCAACAAGAACAAGACCGCCCTGTATCTGGGCGAGGCTCGGAGAATGGGCATCCAAGTGCTCTCCCCGGATGTCAACGAGTCGGTCTACGAGTACTCCGCAGTCGGCGACGTCGTCCGATTCGGGCTCGGGGCTATCCGCAACGTCGGCGAGAATGCGGTCAAGGACATCATCGCGGAACGCGAGACGGGCCGTGGCAAATACGTGAACTTCATGGACTTCATCCGCCGCGTGCCGTTGACCGCGCTGAACAGGCGACTGGTCGAATCGCTGATCAAGGCGGGCGCATTCGATTCGATCGACCCGAACCGCCGGGCGCTGTTCACCGTGCACGAGTCGGCGATCGACTCGGTGGTCGGCCTCAAGCGCAAGCAGGCGGAAGGACAGTTCGACCTGTTCTCCGACACGGAGGATTCGGGCGCCGACGCGATGGGGGATGCGACGGTCGCCGTGCCGGACATCGAGGAATGGGACAAGAAGGACAAGCTCAAGTTCGAGCGCGATATGCTTGGCCTCTACGTGTCGGACCATCCGCTGAGCGGCATGCAAGCAGTGCTCGCCGGGATGCGGGAGATGTCCATCGCCCATCTGATTGACCGTGCGCCCACCATGCCCAGCGGGCAGCAGGTCACGCTGGCGGGACTGATTACCAACGTCGATCGACGAGTCTCGAAGAAGGGCAACCCGTGGGCGATCGTCACCATCGAGGACATGGAAAGCTCCATCCAGTGCATGTTCTTCGGCAAAGTGTACGAGGCGGCGAGCACGGAGCTCATACAGGATGCGGTCGTGCAGGTGCGCGGCCAGGTCGAGGTTCGGGACGAGACCGTCAGCATGCGCGCCACGGAAATGCAGCCGGTCGCGCTGGAGACCGATGACGAGCGTCCGTTCCTGATCACCTTGCCGCTGGTGGCCCTGGGGCGCGGCAACATGCAGCAGCTTGCGCAGATCATCACGCGGCATCCGGGATTCTGTGAAGTGCGGCTTGCCGTGCTCGACGCCAAGGGCAACGCACGGGTGATGACCTTCGGCGATAGGTTCCGCGTCAAACGCGACACCAGCCTGTTCGCCGAGATCAAGAGCCTGTTCGGCCCGAGCTGCCTGCCGACGGCCTGA
- a CDS encoding YhbY family RNA-binding protein gives MALSKKQVKQLRAMANQLNPLLYIGKNDLTDAAVKQASETMDSHELLKVAVQDGSGLTAKEAADKLAGQIGAQVVQVIGNRFVLYRKSSRNDIEHIRLARE, from the coding sequence ATGGCATTGAGCAAGAAGCAGGTCAAGCAGCTGCGCGCGATGGCGAATCAGCTGAACCCACTGCTCTACATCGGCAAGAACGACCTGACCGACGCCGCGGTGAAGCAGGCATCGGAGACGATGGACAGCCACGAGCTGCTCAAGGTCGCCGTGCAGGACGGCTCCGGTCTGACGGCGAAGGAGGCCGCCGACAAGCTCGCCGGCCAGATCGGCGCGCAGGTGGTGCAGGTCATCGGCAACCGGTTCGTGCTGTACCGCAAAAGCTCACGCAACGACATCGAGCACATCCGCCTCGCACGCGAGTGA
- a CDS encoding oleate hydratase, which yields MYYSSGNYEAFARPKKPAGVDGKSAYIIGTGLAALSAACYLVRDAQMPGKNIHILEKDAVAGGACDGADIPGLGYVMRGGREMDNHFEVMWDLFRSIPSIETEGVSVLDEYYWLNKDDPNYSLCRATKDRGQDAGLQGKFGLSDKASMEIMKLFFTPDEELYDKPITDFFDDEVLKSNFWLYWRTMFAFENWHSALEMKLYIKRYIHHIGGLPDFSALRFTRYNQYESMILPMVKYLEAHGVQFHYNTKVENVEFAIGGGNGPERERTGVGQDTIQKIQATSGFFKRNPYGTNTKKLAVRIDIDHEGDKSSIDLTQNDLVFITNGGCVENSTMGSQHSPAAWNPDLKPGGGWDMWRRIAKQDPSFGHPDTFCSDPDATKWMSATVTTLDAEIPPYIKRICKRDPFSGRVVTGGIVTVEDSNWLMSWTLNRQQQFRDQPKEQLCVWVYGLFPDKPGNYIKKPMTECTGEEICEEWLYHMGVPIDKIEALAKSHANTVPVMMPYITAFFMPRSAGDRPDVVPDGAVNFAFLGQFAETPRDTIFTTEYSMRTGMEAVYTLLDVDRGVPEVWGSVYDVRNLLNATVKLRDGSPVTDMKLNVVERAVMKKVLKKLGKTDIGMLLREYGAI from the coding sequence ATGTATTATTCCAGTGGCAACTATGAAGCGTTCGCACGACCGAAGAAGCCGGCGGGTGTCGACGGCAAGTCCGCGTACATCATCGGCACGGGACTTGCGGCGCTGTCGGCGGCCTGCTATCTGGTGCGAGATGCGCAGATGCCAGGCAAGAACATCCACATCCTCGAAAAGGACGCGGTGGCCGGCGGGGCGTGCGACGGCGCCGACATCCCCGGCCTCGGCTATGTCATGCGCGGCGGGCGCGAGATGGACAACCACTTCGAGGTGATGTGGGACCTGTTCCGCTCCATCCCGTCGATCGAGACCGAAGGCGTCTCCGTGCTCGACGAGTATTACTGGCTCAACAAGGACGACCCCAACTATTCGCTGTGCCGCGCCACCAAGGACCGCGGGCAGGATGCGGGACTCCAGGGCAAATTCGGGCTGAGCGACAAGGCCTCGATGGAGATCATGAAACTGTTCTTCACTCCGGACGAGGAACTGTACGACAAGCCGATCACCGATTTCTTCGACGACGAGGTGCTGAAATCCAACTTCTGGCTGTACTGGCGCACCATGTTCGCGTTCGAGAACTGGCATTCCGCGCTGGAAATGAAACTGTACATCAAACGGTACATCCACCACATTGGCGGTCTGCCGGACTTCAGCGCGTTGCGGTTCACCCGATACAACCAGTACGAGTCGATGATCCTGCCGATGGTGAAGTACCTCGAAGCGCACGGCGTGCAGTTCCACTACAATACCAAGGTCGAGAACGTCGAGTTTGCGATCGGCGGCGGGAACGGACCCGAACGTGAGCGCACCGGGGTCGGACAGGACACGATCCAGAAGATCCAGGCCACGTCCGGCTTCTTCAAGCGCAACCCGTACGGCACGAACACGAAGAAACTCGCCGTCCGCATCGACATCGACCACGAAGGTGACAAGTCGTCCATCGACCTGACGCAGAACGATCTGGTGTTCATCACCAACGGCGGTTGCGTGGAGAACTCCACGATGGGATCCCAGCATTCGCCGGCCGCATGGAATCCGGACCTCAAGCCCGGTGGCGGTTGGGACATGTGGCGGCGCATCGCCAAGCAGGACCCGAGCTTCGGGCATCCCGACACATTCTGCTCGGACCCGGATGCCACCAAGTGGATGAGCGCCACGGTGACTACGCTCGACGCAGAGATTCCGCCGTACATCAAACGCATCTGCAAGCGCGACCCGTTCTCCGGGCGCGTGGTGACCGGTGGCATCGTGACCGTGGAGGACTCCAACTGGCTGATGAGCTGGACGCTCAACCGCCAGCAGCAGTTCCGTGACCAGCCCAAGGAACAGCTGTGCGTATGGGTGTATGGCCTGTTCCCCGACAAGCCGGGCAACTATATCAAGAAGCCGATGACCGAATGCACCGGCGAGGAGATCTGCGAGGAATGGCTGTACCACATGGGCGTGCCGATCGACAAGATCGAGGCGCTCGCGAAATCCCACGCGAACACCGTGCCGGTCATGATGCCGTACATCACCGCGTTCTTCATGCCGCGTTCGGCCGGTGATCGGCCGGACGTGGTGCCGGATGGCGCCGTGAACTTCGCGTTCCTCGGCCAGTTCGCCGAGACGCCGCGCGACACGATCTTCACTACCGAATACTCGATGCGCACCGGCATGGAGGCCGTGTACACGCTGCTCGACGTGGACCGCGGCGTGCCGGAGGTGTGGGGCAGCGTCTACGACGTGCGCAACCTGCTCAACGCCACGGTCAAACTGCGCGATGGCTCCCCGGTCACCGATATGAAGCTCAATGTCGTGGAGCGCGCCGTTATGAAGAAGGTCCTCAAGAAGCTCGGCAAGACCGACATCGGCATGCTGCTGCGCGAGTACGGGGCGATCTGA
- a CDS encoding DnaA ATPase domain-containing protein, giving the protein MTAQDADLQQDRITLSGNRFRHIDMVLIDDFQYFAGRTALQEQLLQTLRALHQAGRTARDTQRTVLIGKRASPAVRQTNTEPFRGPEFRTLPKCSLVWLREESSHVS; this is encoded by the coding sequence ATGACGGCGCAGGATGCCGACCTGCAACAAGACCGGATCACCCTGTCCGGCAACCGGTTTAGGCATATCGACATGGTACTCATCGACGACTTCCAGTACTTCGCCGGCAGGACGGCCTTGCAGGAGCAACTGCTGCAGACGCTGAGAGCATTGCATCAGGCGGGGCGTACAGCCCGCGATACGCAGCGAACCGTTCTCATTGGGAAACGTGCGAGCCCTGCGGTCCGCCAAACGAACACGGAACCCTTCAGAGGCCCGGAATTCCGGACCTTACCGAAATGTTCACTTGTGTGGTTACGTGAGGAATCCTCACACGTTTCCTAA
- a CDS encoding helix-turn-helix transcriptional regulator, translating into MAASSALPTAQIVIEILEQLIKHTDPEHGLTAAEISKRINVSDKTVRGHLKALQSMTPFDRHVGHLDRRDLVNAESANPRPGWYIEPVFDIAQMRLLVDGAALSSSDGEYLRELIAKIYTFAGKSGQLRGLEQLTTPKNYNTEFLNNIEILNDAIAYGRVIRFRYCTYDVNGNLVPRRNGDGDIKTYLADPYHLMYKNSKYYLLCHMHRYDSLSYLHVERIRDLSIEGPDHSLKRTLDSFSPTPGQPFDIVRHMNERPYPMDGKATPIHMKIHGALEPLYDWFADADVVQTGEREYDVHVVANEHATLWWALQYADSHIIEILSPASLRKMLHDTGEYLASTYAQQ; encoded by the coding sequence CATCAAGCACACCGACCCCGAGCACGGCCTCACTGCCGCGGAAATCAGCAAACGCATCAATGTATCCGACAAAACCGTGCGCGGGCATCTCAAGGCATTGCAGTCCATGACGCCGTTCGACCGCCATGTGGGCCACCTCGACCGGCGGGATCTGGTCAACGCGGAAAGCGCCAACCCCCGACCCGGCTGGTACATCGAACCGGTCTTCGACATCGCGCAGATGCGCCTGCTCGTGGACGGCGCGGCGCTGTCGAGCTCGGACGGCGAATACCTACGCGAACTCATCGCCAAGATCTACACGTTCGCCGGCAAATCCGGCCAATTGCGCGGCCTCGAACAACTCACCACGCCCAAGAACTACAATACGGAGTTCCTCAACAACATCGAGATTCTGAACGATGCCATCGCATACGGGCGCGTGATCCGGTTCCGGTACTGCACGTACGACGTCAACGGCAATCTCGTCCCCCGCCGTAACGGCGACGGCGACATCAAGACATATCTGGCGGACCCCTACCACCTGATGTACAAGAACAGCAAATACTACCTGCTGTGCCACATGCACCGGTATGACTCGCTGTCCTACCTGCATGTGGAACGCATCCGGGACCTGTCCATTGAGGGGCCAGACCACTCACTCAAACGCACGCTCGACAGCTTCAGCCCCACGCCGGGGCAACCGTTCGACATCGTGCGGCATATGAACGAGCGACCTTATCCGATGGACGGCAAGGCGACGCCGATCCACATGAAGATCCACGGGGCGCTTGAACCGCTGTACGACTGGTTCGCCGACGCCGATGTCGTCCAGACCGGCGAGCGCGAATACGATGTGCACGTCGTCGCGAACGAACACGCGACCCTTTGGTGGGCGTTGCAGTACGCGGATTCGCACATCATCGAGATATTGTCGCCGGCTTCATTGCGCAAGATGCTGCACGATACCGGGGAATATCTGGCGTCGACATACGCGCAACAATAA